CACTCGGTTACAGCCTCCAGCGCCTGCAACGGAAACACAAAGCAGAAAGAAGAAAGGGATTCAAACAATTAATGGTCcacaatccttgtcccgacaCCGATTTTTCGGATGTGAGCGAAAGGTTTGCTAATTGTATTGTTTGGTACAGTAAATGATTCCTCCTCTGCAAGCAGTGTGTTAGAAAGGGTTTCGTTGCCcaatgaaaattgatttcctTAGAAGATAGTACTGCTGTCACGCATCaggcaccaggcgcctccatggcTGTAGAAAACCCGCTAAATTAACCCGGATTCAAAAATGGCGCTCGGTATCACAATTTTAGAGCCGTAAGATGTTTGGTGCGTGGGGTTTTCGTAACCGTGGTACCATAAATTGTACGTGAAGGATTCGCTCAAGGACCGTATCCACCCATTTTCTGGGCCACGGCAACGACAAAAGCTTCCTCTACAAGGTAACCTATTTAGTGCTAGGATAATCATCGGATTAAAATTGAACTGAAACGATAAAGAGCAAATGTTTGTGCGATGTTTTCGGTACAATGTTTCGAAGTAGTGCCGAACCGAAGTCATGGGTACGATCATGTAACACACGCGAGACGGGAAAGGATAgatgggaatgttttgctaaaaataaGTGATCGTTTGGTTTACTTCTAGCGCTTTTCCACTCCCCTTTGTTCCGGTGTATCCggtgtttctgttttgcggTGTGAACTAATCGACCCTCATTGTTATCGCTGTTACAAAAACAAGATAAGGTGGGAAAAGAACACAtttgagaaaaggaaaaaaaacgacaaaaccTCTTGCAGAACGTGCTCACGGTAGAAGTTATGGATGACGGATgacaaagaaataaacaaaagcccTATTTATAGCGTCCGTACAAATCCCACCAAAGAGATAATGGTTCGACCGTGTCTACCGTCGTAGAATGGTAGTGATCGCTTTTGCGTCACCGATCCATACAACTCGACCGTGAGCCATAAATAGAAAATCATTCACCTAAGTAAGTTTGGGTTTTAATGATATGCAGCATCGATGTGTCATAATGTGTATCGAACTACGCTTTCGTTTCAGCAACATCCTATCGTAGGAACAAAGAAGGGACCGGGTACACGTCAAGGGCGAGGACTAATAGGACGGTTCTAGAAGTACTTTGAACTTCACATTGGATCATggtcaatcgatcgatcaaaacaaacactttgGAGGGACGAGTCAACACCGGGCAACGTGTTGAGGGAGCTCAGTCATTTCCCAGAggatcatcgtcgtcgtctcgATCGACGAAGCCACGTGcgatatttttaaatgtgcATTCGATTTTGATTCCCGCTCGTTTCAATGTCGTCTTCCCTCGAACGACCGTGCAGGAGCGTTTGGTGGAGTGTTAGCATTCCATTGGGGGTTTCCGCGACCGCTAAACCATCCATTACTGCACGCTAATCCTGCGTCCTGTCGAACGATCGACGATGACGTTCGCGCGTAGCCGGCAGTGTAACTGCGCCATCACTGCGGCGAAACACACGCGAAAAGTAGCCAAAATGTGGTTTCGGTTCGAGTTCGGATCTTTCTTGTCAAGGGGTTCGGGTTTTGCAGGCACCACGATCTTCGGGTCGGTTCTGACGGGTGATCATTGTTTCGGTTTTGGGTGTACTTGAAGCGTTGGTAAGAGCGGGAACATCTCATTACAGTACACAAAGAGCGGCGCCATGATCTCTGGTGGGTAGAGAAGGAAAGCAAAGACTACCACAAACTCTGCCGTCTTCGTTTTCACCTCCCTTGGCTTAGGGTTGCCTACCAGAGCGCTGGTTATTAAACCCTCACCAGTATCAGTCTAATCAGTCTTGAGTTATCTCGCACCACGAACAGTTGGCTATCCATCGCAGCTGCTACTGAGTATTGCAACCTGTAAGCCTGAGTATTGAACTGTCTCTTCTGTTGATCATCGCAGATCCGTTTCCACGTTTTCCGCTGCATCGTTCGCCTCCAGCTTTTCCAGCGAAAGGAGcagggtttggtttggtgtgttgttgtaCGCTGAGTGGAGTTTTGTGACCATCTGTTGCTTTGAAAGTGTGGTGGAAAAGGATTGTGATAAGGGACTTCTATTCCGTCCTCGTACGGGACAAACAGGTGGTGATGAATAATTCAACCAGCAGTGATatggtttattttgttgtggtAGGCAGAAAAAGAATGCGATATGAAGTGAATGTGCTGTGCAacccttcttttttgtttctcggcACTGAAAGCCGAAAAGGGCCGACGTGTATTAATCCGATTCTGTCATACCGCTTTTAGTGACTGACTGGCTGACTGACTGATGAGCTTGTGTTGACATTTGGAGGAAAACTCAAGCAACAGAAGTAAAATGTTTCAGTTATtcagtgtaaaaaaaacatgcagaaAGTGGCATGGTATAGCCGTTTGTTGACAAAAGGCTCGTGATGATTTCAAATATGTATCAGCTCTTTTTTACTGGATCCGTGTTTTGAAAAACGTTGTTTTGTGATATACTGAATGCTTGGAAAACGTGAGCATCAGCACATTGAGCACTTCTTTGTATATGTCCTACAATGCGCTGCTGAACATTCCCCCAGGAAATGTTTAATAGCCCTGCAGCGAAATATTTGCAactgattgatttttgaataaaactgCTTAGAGTTGAAGTTGTGATTATGACATAAACCCTCCGCTACGATCCACATTACATCCAACGCACGATGGTGATTAAAGCTGAAGATGATACTTATCGATTAGCAATACGTTTGGGCGAAAAGCGAGTCAAATGCTCGTAGCTGCAGAAGAAAATAAGCAACTGTTCTTACGAGCATATCTTCACCAGAAATTGTGCTGCCAGACGCGGATTTGAGCCATTAGGATGGTGCTAAAAATAATTACCCTGTCTCGCACCGGGGTGCGTTTGGCTGTATTTGCGCTTCACGCTCTTGCGTAAAGTGCCATATCCTGACCATCCatcccaccatcaccacccgTCGCCCGGAAAGCCTTCTGCTGCAAAAGAGAGTACCGACGTTTAGCGTAGTTGCGCACGATCGTGGGGGAAACATTGGAAACCGTGGGAGAAGGATTATCTTCCGATCTTGACTTACCGCTCGCGAATAATATCCACCCGTACTTCAGTACGCACGAGCTGGTACCAGAATCCGGCACCAGAGAAGGCACCAGAGACGACGATTTATGAGATCGGTAGCACATTTAAGCCGAGCACAACCACTTGTATCTGCTCGCTTCGCTGTGCTGCAAGTCGGTTGCTCGGTCGGTCCCAGTATCGCGCGGCGCGGTTTTATGTCTGGTTCATGTTCAGCACATTTTTTGTCCTTCCCTCGGCCacttctcggttttgttgtccTTCCCCAGCCCGAATGACACTTGAAATTCAGCGGCACACATTCAAAAGGtggcataaaaataattccttCGCATCGTTCCGGCCAAAATGGTTTCACCGGCGGTGTTCCCTGTGAGCTATCATCGATTCGATTGCCTGCTGGTCCCGCCGCTGAGCGCATGCAAAGGTGGACAAGATGTGTGCGAGTCAGTGTGGCATTGCATATGGCTGCGTTTGCAATTCCCTGACGGCCACGGTTCTGTGACCAAAGGACGGATACGAGTCCTTGTGTGAGCGGACTGTCTGTGAAGGGAGAGCagaatatgtttatttttgcccGCTGCTCGTTATTTGTACACTTCATACACTGGGCCAGAGTGTATTGGGGCGAAAGAGCGATAGCAAGGAAAGACGAGGCAAGACAGAGAGCGGAGATTCCTCACCCAGACGTTTTGTAGCCTAGGGTGGGTAAAAGTCGTTTACGCGAATTTGCCAATCTTTCAACCAGCTGGTGGCTGACTGTGGTCCTTCCTCGTAGCCTGGTGGACCGTTTGAAGAAGAGCGAAAGCTCATTTGAAAATGTAATAACGGTTTTCTGTTCAATTTTCACGCcattttgctgctggtgctgctttcGAGAGCCCGCTTGCCGGGTGACATAAAGTCAAATGAAACTGCAGGCCGGAAGAAGACgattttttaaacgttttctcgtttttttttgtcaactgTAAACTAAACCAGTCTAGCGGTCTAGcttttattgcatttattttgtgCTTCAAGTTTTTAGGAAGGAGTAAACGATGCTGCCATCCCGGTTGAAGCCCTACAAGCGTAAAGGTACCCAGCATGATGGGGATGGGTTTCTGCAAGTGATTCATCACCCTTACTCACACTCggggtggaagaaaaaaactgcccGATAGTGAAAACGGCTCTCACATTTACGAGCATACAGGCGGTCAAGCACACCACGGCGTACGGtagcatatttttaaaaatagttttcctcCTCCCAGCCACTTGTCGCATCCTCTCGCTCATCCACTAAACAAATCGTCAACCAATGGGGAAGCCACCGCGCGACAATAATTGGCCGACAAGACCATCTCTGCAGAAGGGAGAGTTGAGGCCATTTGTAAGGACGGGATTGTGCAATGCGAAAAATGTTACTTTTTGCCCCTGTAACGCCAGTTGCAGCACGATGCTGCCCCgatgcgttttatttttctgtgcgCAGCCAGATCAAATGGCGCGCCCGGCATCGCACAACTTGCTGTGCGTGCGCCAAAAAGGTCCCGACATCGGTACATTCTTCGAGTTACCGGGTACATTccgtcttttttctctctctctgtctgttGTGGCTAACATTCCACCCACCGGCAAAGGTCGATCGGGCCAAAGTGCGTGGTAAGAGGCGCCGGGATCAATTACTCCCCAAAGGAGAGCCCACCCATTCCGGGTGTAGGTGAAAAATTTTctccgaaaacaaaataaaagcgcTAATTTATGGGAAGTACCAATGCTACGGTTGCAAATATTGCAAACGAACGATAGCGATTCCGGTAGCGGCATATGTTCATGTATCATAGTTGTTCGTTTGTGGGGTTCCTTTTTCTGGTAAATCGTTCCATCCGTTTGCCAAACTTTGCTCCAAACATCGTGCCCCGGCCTGCCCCAGTACTCGCAGCTTTCAAGAGAAAATGGGCTACGGTTCAACGGATTTTGTAAAGGGCTTCTAGGGAAAGTGAGCTCTTTGTGGCATAATTATCGCACCCGTTTGGAGCAGGGGCCTGTATAGATGAGGAAGGGTGAGAAAGTTTACAAAATGGTAAACATTTGGACGAAAATATGTGGCATTAAAAAGctacaattacaatccaccaATGTTTACCGCCGATGACTGGACGGCCGGACCCGGTTGGGAACCGAGTCACCGAGcattgtaatttatttcaccAAATTTACACGAGCGTTTCTGAATTATTTTACCGCTCTGGAAATGTTACACTTGGCACGGTGTGTACGAAATAAGGGCTGGGATGGTTTACAGCACCTTTTGTCAGCATTGTTCGAGAACCTTTATGGGCGGGTGGTATTGGGCACATAGATCATATGTAAATGATGAAATTACTGAGGGTGTTTCGGATCCAATTAGCAACCCTTTTTGTGGAATTCCAACCAACGAAAAATGGCGCAGGATGctggaaaacaaacataacaatgTCGAAACGGAAACGAGCGAagaattgattttccttttaacCTTCGTCACACTGATGACTGATTTATTCGTTTAACATTTCCCCAGTACCACCCgtaaccaaaacaaaatcaaccgaaaATGTTCAAGTCGCATCTGGAAATGATCGGAAGCTACGAGCCCATCAGCAAGAAGGCTCGCTTCTTCAACACCTACCTTAAGTCGCTGAAGGGTAAGCAAAGAGCATAACAGCCCAATCCAAGGTAAAGATCTCATTTTTGACTAAATTTCGTTGCGTTCGAACATACATCCCATCCATACAGGATCCCAAGACATCATGGCCAAGGAGAAGCGCAGCTACAGCTCGACCTTCGAATCGCAGAGCATCTACAGTGACTCGAAATTCGCCTGCGAAAGAGTCAAGTCGCCCGGCTACCACTACAACCCGGTCAGCAAGGACACCTATGGCGTTACGCCGAGAAAGATCAACGCGCGCGACTTTACCGTAAGTGTTTTGCAcggggcagcagcagcagcagcagccatttGGTGGCCTATTTGCTTGGTCCGTTATCATTTGGGGTCACATTCGCGTCATAGTCGCGAGATGAGGATCAGAAGGCGATCGTCATAAAAATAGACCAGTTGCTGTACTGTACGGTCCACTTGTATGATACACTGGGGGAAGTTATCCGCTCGGGCATGGTTAACGAGACAGCGGTGTTTCGAAGGAATGCGTTCAAGGTgataaaaataagtttaaaaaaagtacgagtgggagtttatttttatcagaaaCCAGCATAGAATCAAATTCGGCATTCGGTAGTTAAGCAGCCGGGGGCGTTTAGCTAAAGATTTGCAATAATTCTATAAAATTTCTCATCTTGGCGAAGGGAGACTACACGCACGTGGCCTCATTCGAGCTGTCATTCAAAATTGTGATTAATGATCGTCAGCAAAGTTTTCCTCTGCAAGCCAAGATCAATTTCGGACAATATGCGAGTATTCTCACGATGGACCATTGGAGACGTTAGAACGATCCTAATGAAACACGATATTATGTATAGGAGGACCTATTCTTTTTACCCACACAGAAAGGCCCGATCCACCACCTAGCTGCTGTCAAGTTCATTCAACAAACTTTCGAGCGATAATAGCATCAATTAATTTCtgtttcctcttcttttccttttgcttctttaCCCCATGCTTTGGTTATGGCCTTCACGACGGAGCAGCGCTAAACATCGCGTGTAGCAGTAATATCTTTTTGTCTTAATGTGTCCCTAAGTTCTTGAACAACTACAAcaccaagaaacaaaaaaaaacaaacatctacCACTGTAATGATATAGATTTTAACCTTCGAATGACAGAAAAAGACACATCACCAGTCAAAACTACAGACAGGCACACCGGTACACACAGACCAACGGAACGAAGTCGCTAGGATGATAATTAGTGAGCAGcgaggggtttttgttttctccttctcgGAGAGACGGCCCCAGCCTGTTCCCGTGTCCGAATATGACGCAAAACATGAACCATTTCCCGGCCGACCGGAACCATCAACCAAGATCAGCAGCCAAACGCCACGATAACAGCAGCGGCGACGACACCGGCGACAGCGAGTTTCTATTTATGTTCCTCGAGAAAGTTGCAGTACTTGGacgggagaaaagaaaatacatacatacgcacacacatacatacgctcgtacacacatacacgcacgtgTACGCACAGGGACGGACGAACGGCAACGCACACTTACTTCCAAACGAACTCGACCATCACTGTTGAACAGCAGCATGCATATTTGGTTTAAAACGACACAACAAATGCACGGACTAACTATTTTCGAACAGCAGCATGAAACGACGGTAATTGTTACATCGATCGATAGAACGATCCCGATCGAGCTTTGGAAACTATTGCGACAACAAAACCTGCCTTCGAGGGATGTAGGATGGAAACATTGCGCGGAAAACTCCGACCGACTGATTGGAAATGGCTGAATTGGGTTGCGATCACCAGATGGATATGAGCGGAAGGAGCTTGGTAGTGAGCAGCCAACGCAAGATGTTCGTAATACTCCAAAACAGAGATAACTGATAAAGACATACAAGTTGTGTAACCGATCAAACGAGCCTGAACGGGAACAGGGGCTTAATTTAGCGAAACTAGAGATCCATTCGACCGGCAGGAAGAAGCCTGGGTAACTGCGCGAAACAACCGTGTAACCTGTGGCAAGGAACTTcctaaaaaacacacacacaaaatatacacctacacccacacacaacaacaacaaaccaaaacaaacactatatttttcttttcatttaccattatgtgtaaaatatttttcttttattcgtaAAGTCAAGGCTGTATAAGTTATGAGAgcgaaatgaataaaacaacaaaaaaaaaggaataaaatcgtcgaaacgaaaccaaacaTACATGGAGTGATAATTATggtggtggaaagaaaatgagaCCTTCCTTCGACGTATTGGAGTATGGAAAATGAGGAAACCCGTCTTTATCTTATTAAATGTTACCATTTGACAGAACAACGTAATTATAATATTTGGTTGCATACGGAATGTGTGCCATCCGTTCCCATGCTCAATACGTGTGCGAAATAATCACCCCGAGCTTCATCGCCCAACGTGTACGATCCTTGCATTCCACCAGCATGCACTTCTCGGTGCATTGGTGTGCCGTGTATGTGCCTCATTAATGAAATGGTGCTCTTACGAAAAGGTTAAGCACTACGACGGAAGTGCATGCCGGCCTTACCGACCTTCGTTACGTTTCTCCGGATGAATGTTGTCTAACGGAGAAGATAGAACGTTGCACATGCTATAAAGAGCAATTATTTTCAAGCACGTATTAATGATCCTGCGAATCTTTGCACACGAGCACAAATGCTTAAGTATGCAGAAGAAGTAGTATTAGAGTTTCGATGCCTTCCTTCAACTATTGCTGTTGCGTTGCGgcatataagaaaaaaaaagttaataagTCACGAGAAATATGTAATGCCCGCTGAAAGCTGCAACAGAAATACATCGAAATGTGTCTTAAGGTAATCACTttacaaaacacaccacataCGTCTACTCACATTACATTTGCTGGCACAAGTTTAAAGCTATTGCCTGTTGCCTTGCCCGCTGCTGCAGCGTGTAGCGTCTAACGAAAAGCACTTTGCAGCATCAAATATTCATAATGTCAATGTTTGCTGGCGAGCAGAAAAGTAGAAAGAAATGATGGAAAGAAACTTCGTTGGGTTCGTGTTTGACTGCTGTACAGTTTGTTGTTGGTACGTTGGCATGCTTGCTTTCACAGTTGATCGATTGCACGTCGAAACGTTCACCTGATAatgtgaaagtttttttcctGAGCACGGCTTACGTGGTCGCTCGCATTGGTTTCGAAGTAAATAACTTTTGAtggaattatatttttttaaaaaggattatgttttattcgaacaaaacagcaagagcgcattaaaaataattgttttccgGAGAACCACAACAAAATTATCATTCTAACGTGCAATCGAACATTACAGCTGAAACAGGGGCAAAGATCATAAAAGGGCTTATAATAAAAGCATCCACACGTGGCCCATTCCATGCCAGGTTGATTGGTGCGCACGTACGGCACGGGTCACCTGAACCGATTAACCATTTTACACTCACCATGGCACCCAACGTCATCGTACTGTTGAAACAGCTAGCACGATCACCCAGCACCGGGCAACATCGGGTGCACAAACGCGACAGAACATGAAACGATTACGGCAATAAGGCGCCACGGGCAGGATATTGGACTTGGAGCGGGCTAGCAGCCACGGGAAATTGTAAAGGCGTGCGAAAGCTTTCCCGGCAGTGGTTCCGGCGAAATGGCGTACAGGAAGCGGAAATTTGATAGCGCCCGCTGGTGACTGGGTGTGTGGCTGAAATGCCGGATGGAAGGTTTTATTGAATTGCATCGCTACTAACAGCATTACTATTGCCTGGTAATGGGGTTTTGCTTCCCCCGGTGGGTTAGCTCAACTGATCGAGACGTGGTAGACATGTTCGTGGATATGGATAGGAAATGTAAGTACAATTGCTTAACGTGCTGTAGGCTCCCGAGGCTCAAAGAAGCTACTTTCGGATGCTATTATTTGCTAAATAGAACTGTCAGAAGTGCAAGAACtgctgagagagagagagcggtaAATATCATTTAAGTTAGCATTTGGAACGTGTCATGGCTGAGAGGTCGGAAAATTAAACTTGTGGCTAGTTGATGAACAAAGTATCCTTTCGACCCGAAACAATGGACAGCTGTCAATAACATTCGAGGTTTCGGAAACTTCCCTCGTTCAGAAGGATCaaacttttttattgattCGTGTTCCTATCATGTTAGATACTTTGTTGGACATCATTATTGAAGAAGTTTCGGTAATAGGCTGTATTCATAAGTCGTCGAAAAGGTTAAGGTTTCTCCTGGCCTGGGTACCGATTTAAAAAGGTAGAAAACACTTGTCAAACAGCTGGGACTTTGTTCCACTCCGTATTAAAGGAAGATTTGTTGTTATTTGAATTGCATCTTAAATTTAATCCAGGCTTCATTTGAATGGTTTTAACCTATTCTCATCATAATGctgataaatatttcaaacaatcgTTTAATATCGACATCTTCTTCCACATAAGCTATACATATTGATGTGGAAGATTCTAAATAGAGGATGAAATATTCATCCAACGATACATGATTGATACGGCGGTTCGTGGCTACGGATACACGACAGTGAAACGTGGAGATCGAAAGGACACCTAATGAAATCGTAATTACTTGCCATTTTCGTGGCGTGCTTTGATCGTTTCCGGACCTTCCCGGGAAAAGCTATGTTTCATCTGTCAAATGATGTTACCAGCAACTGAAGACGCACGCAAAAACACGACCGTCCGTTCGAAACGAGAGCTTAATCGAAGCTGGTGACAAATGGCACCGGTCCTTTTTGTCGATGGGCACCATGTTCCGCAGAAGAAAGGCATCCTTCCCCATCCCACCCTGTAAGCGAACTGATACATGATGCTCTCCCCATCTGCGAGCAACAGAGGGCAACGGTACTGCCCGGGGGCAGGTCATTTCGATAAGTGATGCCAAAGAGcaagaaaatgaaggaaagcaaaactcGACCGCCGTGGTTCGTGATGCCGTTGGTAAAtcgattattttccaatcgtgGACCCCGAATTGGGCTGTGGACCGGGATAGTCCTGGTAGCAATCATTTGCCCTCCTCTAAATCGCCCATCAGTGGAAGTTCGGTGGGAAG
This genomic window from Anopheles maculipalpis chromosome 2RL, idAnoMacuDA_375_x, whole genome shotgun sequence contains:
- the LOC126559532 gene encoding uncharacterized protein LOC126559532 translates to MFKSHLEMIGSYEPISKKARFFNTYLKSLKGSQDIMAKEKRSYSSTFESQSIYSDSKFACERVKSPGYHYNPVSKDTYGVTPRKINARDFTQR